The DNA segment CATATTTATCAATAAAAGGTTTGTCATGAAGATTTTCGGTGACAATGACATACATCATTGCATCCATTAAGGCATTATCTGTTGTCGGTAAAAGAGGAACCCATTGATCAGCAAGAGACTGTGCCGTATCTGAATAACGAGGATCGACCACAATAAACTTAGTACCCTTATTTTTCATTTTCTGAAAATAATGGTTTGTGTGACCAAAAATAGTTTCATTGGGGTTATGACCCCATAAAATCACGAGTGGTGTATCTTCAAGTGTATCGAGTGAACTGCCTGTTTTAGATATGCCGTAAGTATAAGGGGTCACTTTGACCGTATTCCCTAAACTAACAGAATGATAATAAGGTAAGTATCCACCAGTTAAATTGAAGAGTTTCTTCATCATGGTATCACCAGAGAAGATCCCCCCTGTTACAGCGGTATTGACGGTTAAAAAGCGACTTGCTGCACCATGTTTTTCAGTTAAACGCGTAATATTTTCTGCAATAAGTGTTGTCGCTTCATCCCATGAAATACGTTCAAATTTACCCTCACCACGTTTGCCCACACGTTTCATTGGGTATTTTAGTCTGTCAGCATGATAAGAAAATTTACGATAACCTCTGCCACGCACGCACGCTCTCATAATAGGCATCGTTTCATCTAATTCATTATCAGGTCTTGTTGTGATCCGAGTGACAATCCCTTCTTTAATATTGGCTCGTATATCACACTTTCCACCGCAGTCAAAAGTACTACATGTCGTTACAACGGTAGCTGGGTTTCCTTCCATTTTTGCAATTGGCAAACTTTTATCTGCATTAGCTTGTGCATTTCGTGCGAAAAATGGCACAGTAACTAATGCAGCACTCGTTTGAACAAAGTGGCGACGACTTAGCGACATCTCCCCTCTATTTTTTTCACTTTTTTCTATTTTTTTCATTATCTTATCATTCTCACATAACAACGCTCATCAGTGAAAATGATAGGATATAGTGGTAAACCCTCATTGATGTATATCAATACCACTAAAGAGGTAATAGAATGTTTCAATATTCCACACTTCTTTGCAGATCCCCCACTTTTTATAAGGAAAAGCTAATTCAAGGTAGCATTAAGTTGTATCAAAAATACACCTCGTTAACTTTACCTAATTTTTTGTTATAAAAATAAAGAGTTATGTATAAAAAACACGAATTTAAGGTAGAGCCGTAAATAAAATGTCAATATAAAGGTAAAAAATATTGAAGCGCCTCTTCATTTTTGGCTTTTGACAAGGATAATTTAGTAATAGCACTATGACTTCGTTAGAAAATCGAATAATATACCAATTGAGTATTGGGTTAGCGCAAATTGTTCTAAATAGACCTTTAAGCAAAACATTGTTTTTATCAAGATACATGTTTTGTTACATTCAGAATTATTTCCACACGTATCGTTATTCCCCTTACTAATTACTGCAGTATGTGTTAAAATTGACGCATATCAATATTTTTATTTGTAATGAGCAAGCTTATGATCCCAGAAAAACGCGTCGTTCGCCGAATCCAATCTGGCGGTTGTGCAATCCATTGTCAGGATTGCAGTATTAGCCAGCTCTGCATCCCGTTTACTTTAAACGAGCATGAGCTTGATCAACTCGATAATATTATCGAGCGTAAAAAGCCCATCCAGAAAGGTCAAACCTTGTTTAAAGCAGGTGATGAGCTGAAATCACTTTATGCCATACGTTCTGGTACAATTAAAAGTTATACCATCACGGAAGAAGGCGACGAGCAAATAACAGGATTTCATCTTGCTGGTGATTTGGTTGGCTTTGACGCCATTATTAATACTGAACACCCAAGTTTCGCACAAGCTTTAGAAACATCGATGGTTTGTGAAATTCCATTTGAAACTTTGGATGATCTGTCAGGCAAAATGCCTAACTTACGTCAACAAATGATGCGCCTAATGAGTGGTGAAATCAAAGGTGACCAAGAAATGATCTTACTGCTATCGAAAAAGAATGCAGAAGAGCGTCTGGCTGCTTTTATTTATAACCTCTCACGCCGTTTCGCACAGCGTGGTTTTTCTCCTCGTGAATTCCGTTTAACCATGACTCGTGGTGATATTGGTAATTACTTGGGTTTAACCGTCGAAACAATTAGTCGCTTGCTGGGCCGCTTCCAAAAAAGCGGTATGTTGAGCGTTAAAGGCAAATACATTACTATCGAAGATAGTACACTGTTAAGTGAACTTGCAGGCAAACTTCCTTCATCAGTTGAAGTTTAATCTGTTACATTTCACACGCTAATTTTATAACGGGGCACACAAATTTGTGCCCCGTTTTCTATTTTGTGCTATTGCATTTTATCTTCTTGGGTTATCTTTAAATTGTAGATGGATAAATCCAGCCCTAAAGAGGATATTACAATGGAAAAATATCAAAACCTTCTCGTTGTCATTGATCCTAACCAAGATGACCAACCAGCACTTCGCCGTGCTGTCTATATCGTTCAGCGTAATGGTGGGCGGATAAAAGCTTTTCTACCTGTTTATGATCTCTCTTATGACATGACAACCCTTTTATCTCCCGATGAACGTAATGCAATGCGTAAAGGTGTTATCAGTCAAAAGGCTGCTTGGATCAAACAACAAGCGCGCTATTACCTTGAAGCGGGCATAGAGATTGATATAAAAGTCATTTGGCATAATCGCCCCTATGAAGCCATTATTGAAGAAGTTGTTGCACATCAACATGACTTACTCATAAAAATGGCTCACCAACATGATAAATTAGGTTCACTCATTTTTACTCCTCTGGATTGGCAATTGCTTAGAAAATGCCCTTGCCCTGTTTGGATGGTCAAAGATAAAGAGTGGCCTGAATACGGTACTATCGTTGTCGCCGCAAATTTATCGAATGAAGAATCTTATCATGATGCTCTTAATCTCAAACTGATTGAGCTAACAACTGACTTATCTCATCGCATACAAAAAAATCCTGATGTCCATTTGCTTAGCGCCTATCCTGTTGCGCCTATTAATATTGCAATTGAGCTACCTGATTTTGATCCAAATCTTTATAACACTGCATTACGTGGTCAGCATCTTATTGCGATGAAAGAGTTGCGCCAGAAATTCTCTATCCCTGAAGAGAAAACACATGTTAAAGAAGGATTGCCAGAGCAAGTGATCCCTCAAGTGTGTGAAGAGTTAAATGCGGGTATTGTTGTTTTGGGTATTTTAGGCAGGACTGGTCTTTCTGCCGCCTTCTTA comes from the Proteus appendicitidis genome and includes:
- a CDS encoding FNR family transcription factor; this encodes MIPEKRVVRRIQSGGCAIHCQDCSISQLCIPFTLNEHELDQLDNIIERKKPIQKGQTLFKAGDELKSLYAIRSGTIKSYTITEEGDEQITGFHLAGDLVGFDAIINTEHPSFAQALETSMVCEIPFETLDDLSGKMPNLRQQMMRLMSGEIKGDQEMILLLSKKNAEERLAAFIYNLSRRFAQRGFSPREFRLTMTRGDIGNYLGLTVETISRLLGRFQKSGMLSVKGKYITIEDSTLLSELAGKLPSSVEV
- the uspE gene encoding universal stress protein UspE; this encodes MEKYQNLLVVIDPNQDDQPALRRAVYIVQRNGGRIKAFLPVYDLSYDMTTLLSPDERNAMRKGVISQKAAWIKQQARYYLEAGIEIDIKVIWHNRPYEAIIEEVVAHQHDLLIKMAHQHDKLGSLIFTPLDWQLLRKCPCPVWMVKDKEWPEYGTIVVAANLSNEESYHDALNLKLIELTTDLSHRIQKNPDVHLLSAYPVAPINIAIELPDFDPNLYNTALRGQHLIAMKELRQKFSIPEEKTHVKEGLPEQVIPQVCEELNAGIVVLGILGRTGLSAAFLGNTAEQLIDHLKCDLLAIKPDGFTCPITVDSDHD